A single genomic interval of uncultured Pseudodesulfovibrio sp. harbors:
- a CDS encoding carbamoyltransferase C-terminal domain-containing protein has product MRKILGIRYGHDAAASLVIDGKIIVDVAEERFTRLKHDGSFPLNAIRFCLEYAGITTLDLDALAIPARNMSDEFGLHFSHPAMDICPPPAEPQGFQAKLKARLCGAPARKKLRLPLYMQPMQLSEHCQIINYHHHKCHAASAYYTSGMKQEKVLVAVLDGRGDGESTSFWEGRDNGLTKLKSWGAEASLGWFFSAATEALGWRHGGNEWKTMGLAPYGTPHPGALDGLHPVFKDGELVTPYPFQKIYRLPERGVNHYHMPDAAKLSPILEKLGREDFAAEAQRVLEEQALKAVIPWLSKVGTRKMCCAGGLFQSVKLNQRVWETGALDEQWIFPNPGDAGLASGAALLAYYEANPKAPNERQQDMYLGPEFTDKEIEDILNERKLTYTKYADAIPKVAEYLADNKIIGWFQGRMESGQRALGNRSILMSPLRAQNKDIINAAVKFREPFRPFCPSIMEEKREDYIANGRDERYMITSFDVTEEKREAIPAVVHVDGTLRPQTVVKSINPRYHALIKAFGDTTGEYVLLNTSFNVRGEPIVCTPREAIRCFYDNGLDVLVLGDYMITKA; this is encoded by the coding sequence ATGCGCAAGATTCTTGGTATCCGATACGGCCACGACGCCGCAGCCAGCCTCGTAATTGACGGCAAAATCATCGTTGATGTTGCCGAAGAAAGGTTCACCCGCCTCAAGCACGACGGCAGTTTTCCCTTGAACGCCATCCGTTTCTGTCTGGAGTATGCCGGCATCACCACACTTGATCTCGACGCGCTGGCCATTCCGGCACGCAACATGTCCGATGAATTCGGCCTGCACTTTTCCCATCCCGCCATGGATATCTGTCCGCCGCCGGCTGAGCCTCAAGGCTTCCAAGCGAAGCTGAAGGCCCGCCTGTGTGGCGCTCCCGCCCGCAAAAAGCTTCGTCTGCCGCTGTACATGCAGCCTATGCAGCTCTCCGAACACTGCCAGATCATCAACTATCACCACCACAAATGCCATGCCGCCAGCGCCTACTACACGTCCGGCATGAAGCAGGAGAAAGTATTAGTGGCTGTACTGGATGGCAGGGGCGATGGCGAGTCCACCTCATTCTGGGAAGGCCGGGACAATGGCTTGACCAAGCTGAAATCATGGGGTGCGGAAGCCTCTCTGGGCTGGTTTTTTTCCGCTGCCACCGAAGCGCTCGGCTGGCGACACGGCGGCAACGAGTGGAAAACCATGGGGCTGGCTCCATACGGCACCCCTCATCCCGGAGCCCTGGACGGCCTGCATCCGGTGTTCAAGGATGGCGAACTTGTCACGCCGTACCCGTTCCAGAAAATATATCGTCTGCCCGAACGTGGCGTAAACCACTACCATATGCCGGATGCAGCCAAGCTCTCTCCGATTCTGGAAAAACTTGGCAGGGAAGATTTCGCTGCCGAGGCTCAGCGGGTGTTGGAAGAGCAAGCGCTAAAAGCCGTAATTCCGTGGTTGTCCAAGGTCGGAACCCGCAAGATGTGCTGTGCAGGCGGCCTGTTCCAAAGCGTCAAGCTCAACCAGCGCGTATGGGAGACCGGCGCGCTTGATGAGCAATGGATTTTCCCCAACCCAGGTGACGCCGGTCTGGCTTCAGGCGCGGCCCTGCTCGCCTATTACGAAGCCAATCCCAAGGCGCCCAACGAACGCCAACAGGACATGTATCTCGGCCCGGAATTCACGGACAAGGAAATCGAAGATATCCTCAACGAACGCAAACTGACCTACACAAAATATGCGGACGCCATCCCCAAGGTGGCGGAATACCTGGCCGACAATAAAATCATCGGCTGGTTTCAGGGGCGGATGGAATCCGGTCAACGCGCCTTGGGCAACCGGTCCATCCTGATGAGTCCCCTCAGGGCGCAGAACAAAGACATCATCAACGCGGCAGTTAAGTTCCGCGAACCGTTCCGCCCCTTCTGCCCGTCCATTATGGAAGAAAAACGAGAAGACTACATCGCCAATGGCCGCGACGAACGCTACATGATCACGTCTTTCGATGTGACCGAGGAAAAACGGGAAGCGATCCCGGCCGTAGTTCACGTGGACGGCACGTTGCGCCCCCAGACGGTGGTCAAATCCATCAACCCTCGTTATCACGCCCTGATCAAAGCGTTCGGAGACACTACTGGTGAATATGTACTCCTCAACACAAGTTTTAATGTGCGTGGCGAGCCCATTGTCTGCACCCCACGTGAAGCGATCCGCTGCTTCTATGACAACGGCCTGGATGTGCTGGTCTTAGGCGACTACATGATCACCAAGGCGTAA
- a CDS encoding glycosyltransferase family 4 protein: MINILFVAHSNAAIGGAPKSLTHLVKNIPTDQCDCTIACHTQEVADRLGTSGAKTVVWGRQPTFYGKIAIGWSPINSFSLVWRLVKECACLPLTILKQIRRMKELSPDIVHLNSSVLFHSAIAARWLGIPVIWHIRESGERSLRRTLCGKLINALASSIICISEAERTTLGLTDSPKAHVVYNPVDFTALDPTRFDKTTERRKLGVENNDFLLLTLGGANPRKGAAEILEAAALLPENVKVVFAGPPLPDQDNQAQGSFMTQLRALQNALSPQRVISVGNVTDVAPLLAACDVLVFAGKTPHFPRPVYEAWAMKKPVIAFDTPGMDENVEHGVDGLMATPHTGKGLASAISRLIDDPDLASPMGQAGHAKSQRRMNPITGANTVFRIYTDIIKQQKETRTTAS; the protein is encoded by the coding sequence ATGATCAATATCCTTTTCGTCGCGCACAGCAATGCCGCCATTGGCGGTGCGCCCAAAAGTCTGACCCATTTGGTCAAAAATATACCTACCGACCAATGCGATTGCACCATTGCCTGTCACACTCAGGAGGTGGCCGATCGGTTGGGGACGTCAGGAGCGAAAACTGTGGTATGGGGGAGGCAGCCCACCTTTTACGGAAAAATAGCCATCGGCTGGAGCCCGATCAATTCGTTCTCCCTGGTTTGGCGACTGGTGAAGGAATGTGCATGCCTGCCGCTGACCATACTCAAACAGATTAGGCGAATGAAGGAATTGTCTCCAGACATCGTCCATCTGAACAGTTCGGTACTCTTCCACTCGGCGATCGCCGCCCGTTGGCTTGGCATTCCGGTCATCTGGCACATTCGGGAAAGCGGAGAAAGGAGCTTACGGCGAACTCTTTGCGGAAAACTCATCAACGCCTTGGCCTCCAGCATCATCTGCATCAGCGAAGCCGAGCGGACCACGCTTGGCCTCACAGATTCTCCCAAGGCTCATGTGGTATACAACCCGGTAGATTTTACCGCATTGGACCCAACGCGATTCGACAAAACAACCGAACGACGCAAGCTGGGAGTTGAAAACAACGACTTTCTTCTGCTGACACTCGGTGGGGCCAACCCTCGCAAAGGCGCGGCGGAAATACTTGAAGCAGCAGCCCTGCTCCCCGAAAACGTGAAGGTCGTTTTCGCTGGGCCACCGCTTCCCGACCAAGACAACCAAGCACAGGGCAGTTTCATGACACAACTCCGCGCATTGCAAAACGCCCTTTCCCCGCAACGGGTTATCTCGGTCGGCAACGTCACGGACGTGGCTCCGCTGCTTGCGGCATGCGACGTCCTCGTCTTCGCGGGCAAAACACCACATTTTCCCCGCCCTGTTTACGAAGCATGGGCCATGAAAAAACCGGTCATCGCCTTTGACACTCCCGGCATGGATGAAAACGTGGAGCACGGGGTAGACGGTTTGATGGCAACTCCGCACACAGGCAAGGGATTGGCTTCTGCAATATCCCGCCTAATTGACGATCCCGACCTCGCCTCCCCAATGGGGCAGGCTGGCCATGCCAAATCCCAAAGGCGAATGAACCCGATTACCGGCGCAAACACGGTTTTCCGCATTTACACTGATATCATCAAACAACAAAAAGAAACTCGAACAACGGCTTCATAA
- a CDS encoding class I SAM-dependent methyltransferase → MSTKTHRSFKNGRLVWYSSAAGPDFWKNHWIDHFNEFKPHYPEYEKGFLHKHETLFTTWLPKDGKVVEAGCGLSQYVLGLKARGYDVEGIDFDQNTVEMVRELFPDLPIWQADARNMDVPDNHYSGYISLGVIEHLPEGPDAFIKEAYRVLKPGGRAIFTVPWFNPFRKMKARCGAYSRKASQIEFYQYAFSKKELLERIAGQGFAIRDVSSTSTLKGLRDEMPFARKLLAHGHLGPRLNSLINRADNASPIMGSTFGHMIAVVAEKPDGPQAAQAIPRSNFDKVMDCARNAVSTTVHALNAVKQRICPVQEETSASPFGDSPRGSREEYLALHAEARKNEFPRIDNLERRFGAAIDREWMEQLALHTQVVIKKSKLNYHHGRILYSILKNYVQDKPEKETVVVLETGTARGFSALCMARALEDGSQNGYIITVDSLPHMTPMYWNCIDDHNGPNTRQDLLMGNADLLPKVTFVQGRTDEVLPTLGIKRVHMAFLDAAHTEDAVLEEYRYVEPRQAPGDIIVFDDVTPELFPGVCKAVEAIESEGKYDVERIQVSAQRGYAVARHR, encoded by the coding sequence ATGAGTACAAAAACACACCGCAGCTTCAAGAATGGACGATTGGTATGGTACAGTAGCGCAGCCGGGCCGGATTTTTGGAAAAATCACTGGATTGATCATTTCAATGAATTCAAGCCCCATTACCCGGAATACGAAAAAGGGTTCCTCCACAAGCATGAAACGCTTTTCACTACCTGGCTGCCCAAGGACGGCAAGGTCGTCGAAGCCGGGTGCGGCCTTTCCCAGTACGTACTGGGGCTCAAGGCTCGTGGCTACGACGTGGAAGGGATTGACTTCGACCAAAACACCGTGGAAATGGTTCGCGAGTTGTTCCCGGACCTGCCCATATGGCAGGCGGATGCGCGCAATATGGATGTGCCCGACAACCACTACAGTGGATATATTTCCCTGGGCGTCATAGAACACCTCCCGGAAGGGCCGGACGCCTTTATCAAGGAAGCCTACCGCGTGCTCAAGCCCGGTGGCAGGGCCATCTTCACCGTGCCCTGGTTCAATCCTTTCCGGAAAATGAAGGCACGTTGCGGTGCCTATTCCAGAAAGGCGTCGCAAATCGAATTTTACCAGTACGCGTTCAGCAAAAAGGAGCTGCTGGAACGTATCGCAGGGCAAGGGTTTGCCATCCGGGATGTCAGCTCCACTTCTACCTTGAAAGGGCTCAGGGATGAGATGCCATTTGCCCGAAAGCTGCTCGCCCACGGTCATCTCGGACCTCGGCTGAACAGCCTGATCAATCGAGCCGACAACGCGTCCCCGATCATGGGGAGCACCTTTGGTCACATGATCGCGGTGGTGGCGGAAAAACCGGATGGCCCGCAGGCCGCACAGGCCATTCCCCGATCCAATTTCGACAAAGTCATGGACTGTGCTCGCAATGCAGTCTCCACCACCGTACATGCTCTGAACGCCGTAAAACAGCGTATCTGCCCCGTGCAGGAAGAGACTTCGGCCTCGCCGTTCGGAGACAGCCCCAGAGGGTCGAGGGAAGAATACCTCGCACTGCATGCCGAAGCCCGAAAGAATGAATTCCCGAGGATCGACAATCTGGAGCGCCGGTTCGGGGCCGCCATAGACCGGGAGTGGATGGAGCAGCTCGCCCTGCATACTCAGGTAGTTATCAAGAAGAGCAAGCTCAACTACCACCACGGACGCATCCTGTATTCCATCCTCAAAAACTACGTACAGGACAAGCCGGAAAAGGAAACCGTGGTGGTTCTGGAGACCGGCACGGCCCGTGGCTTTTCCGCCTTGTGCATGGCCCGGGCACTCGAAGACGGCAGCCAGAACGGTTACATTATCACCGTAGACAGTCTGCCGCACATGACCCCCATGTACTGGAATTGCATCGACGACCACAACGGACCGAACACCAGACAGGACCTACTGATGGGCAATGCAGACCTCCTGCCCAAGGTGACGTTCGTACAAGGACGGACCGATGAAGTACTGCCCACCCTTGGGATCAAACGCGTTCACATGGCCTTTCTGGATGCGGCGCACACCGAAGACGCCGTGCTGGAGGAGTATCGGTATGTCGAACCCAGGCAGGCCCCCGGTGACATCATCGTGTTCGACGATGTCACGCCCGAATTGTTCCCCGGCGTATGCAAAGCTGTCGAGGCCATCGAATCCGAAGGAAAATATGACGTAGAGCGAATTCAGGTCTCTGCTCAACGCGGTTATGCCGTGGCCCGACACCGTTAA
- a CDS encoding glycosyltransferase family 4 protein, with amino-acid sequence MNPSLSDTHLILFMTYGMSLAEWDALGMFDRELAVYKKVLPHLKKITIVSYGGKEDAQYAKPGEPLSVICNRFGLPLPLYTAFLTKLLPYTWKSPCIVKTNQMRGGDIALTAARKAKAGFIARCGFLHSVHATNRNGADSPEARAAVALEEMVFPSADLCVVSSEHMLETVLERGAAKGKTTVVPNYIVEPWFPQVSIAETVKKIYFAGRFEKQKNIMNMLKALKGLDAEIHLIGEGSQLPEAQDLARELGLNAHFQPRIPHKQLIQELSKADIYLQPSRYEGHPKTILEAMALGLPVIAGNSVGIANFMEHEKTGYLCEMNADAIRDAVDTLIASRDLRATLGKNAREYVFDKTGLNNVSKLELQAYKRVLGI; translated from the coding sequence ATGAACCCATCTCTTTCCGATACACACCTCATCCTTTTCATGACCTACGGCATGTCCCTGGCCGAATGGGATGCGTTGGGAATGTTTGACCGCGAACTAGCGGTATACAAAAAAGTCCTGCCCCACCTGAAGAAAATCACCATTGTCTCCTACGGCGGCAAGGAAGATGCCCAATACGCCAAACCGGGCGAGCCACTCTCGGTCATCTGCAACCGATTCGGCTTGCCCCTGCCGCTATACACGGCCTTTCTCACCAAGCTGCTGCCGTACACATGGAAATCGCCCTGCATCGTCAAAACCAATCAAATGCGGGGAGGGGACATTGCCCTGACCGCAGCCCGAAAGGCCAAGGCCGGATTCATTGCACGGTGTGGTTTCCTTCACTCAGTTCACGCCACGAACCGGAACGGAGCAGATTCCCCAGAGGCCCGTGCCGCTGTAGCCCTTGAAGAAATGGTCTTTCCCTCTGCTGACCTGTGCGTAGTTTCGTCCGAGCACATGCTCGAGACAGTACTAGAACGAGGTGCGGCAAAAGGAAAAACCACGGTTGTTCCGAACTATATCGTGGAGCCGTGGTTTCCCCAAGTCTCCATCGCCGAGACAGTGAAAAAAATATATTTCGCAGGTCGGTTCGAAAAACAAAAAAACATCATGAACATGCTCAAGGCGCTGAAGGGGTTGGACGCTGAAATCCACCTTATCGGCGAGGGGTCGCAACTGCCCGAAGCGCAGGACCTTGCCCGCGAGCTCGGACTCAACGCCCATTTCCAGCCCCGTATCCCGCACAAACAATTGATACAGGAACTGTCCAAGGCGGACATCTATCTCCAGCCGTCGCGGTACGAAGGACATCCCAAAACCATTCTGGAAGCCATGGCCCTCGGCCTTCCGGTCATTGCCGGCAATTCCGTGGGGATTGCCAATTTCATGGAACACGAAAAAACCGGCTACCTCTGTGAAATGAACGCCGACGCCATACGGGATGCGGTCGATACATTGATCGCTTCCCGAGACTTACGCGCCACATTGGGGAAAAACGCTAGAGAGTATGTTTTCGACAAAACAGGCCTGAACAACGTCAGCAAACTCGAGTTGCAGGCATACAAACGAGTACTCGGCATATAG
- a CDS encoding glycosyltransferase translates to MSPLISVLLPVFNGQAHIRDSILSVRNQHLMDFEIIVINDGSTDDTTQIIESIAREDSRIRILHNPRNLGLAASLNAGLAEAKGKYIARQDADDLSMPNRFEHQIAYLESHPEIGMVSCGMELFYPDKAQRTKFTPVSQWHMIVWNLAIGINPINHPGVMVQTSVLNDAGGYNEDFPAAQDFELWSRLIFQTKIQALPEALIYKREHEQQLSEIYRSRKPEYWKNIVNTLGTKLLQRELLPDELDALLAFSRGHGNKDKQSLVKAIPVAMELADALGNHFSLTPEQWKTIRTDMANRVAAYPIPLREQAFSGRPLLKEALRRGAYRIKTILPQTASKQSRHSLWDFVRNASSFTPICGDIPHSKPVRWLYMATNRISNNATPKILKDRHLRVARFSRSQSATPLPPVAFTTDSPSRIVCDQFWQALPWESLRRELGEIHVLDIGCGNGNYSEKLRAASGETIQSYHGVDIISSPNWQRLKQKKNTHFSKLTAGLDQAIPTRANLIISQSALEHIPNDKKYMKAIRQHAAATNSPVFQIHLVPSESCLQTYELHGYRQYTLRKASKLTAIFPPEDQRAIYLLGGNNCNALHHEAITTPLSKGEADKRLTHVAEYSEKVNAAIALDEKDLETNTEFLAIVIHSNPRSDVIDNWTDQWISL, encoded by the coding sequence ATGTCACCGCTTATTTCCGTCCTACTTCCCGTATTCAATGGGCAGGCTCACATCCGGGATTCCATCCTCAGCGTCCGTAACCAGCACCTGATGGATTTCGAAATTATTGTCATCAATGATGGCTCTACCGATGACACGACTCAAATCATCGAATCCATTGCCAGGGAAGACTCTCGGATCCGAATACTCCACAACCCAAGGAATCTCGGACTGGCAGCCTCTTTAAATGCAGGACTCGCGGAAGCAAAAGGTAAATATATCGCCAGACAGGACGCTGATGATCTTTCCATGCCCAATCGCTTTGAGCACCAAATAGCCTACTTGGAAAGCCATCCAGAAATAGGCATGGTGAGCTGCGGTATGGAACTGTTTTATCCGGACAAGGCACAGCGGACCAAGTTCACCCCGGTCAGCCAATGGCACATGATCGTGTGGAATCTGGCCATCGGAATCAATCCTATAAACCATCCGGGCGTCATGGTTCAGACCTCGGTGCTCAATGATGCAGGCGGATACAACGAAGACTTTCCGGCAGCACAGGACTTCGAACTGTGGTCAAGACTCATTTTTCAAACAAAAATCCAGGCTCTTCCCGAGGCACTGATATACAAACGCGAGCACGAACAACAATTGTCCGAGATCTACCGATCACGGAAACCCGAATATTGGAAAAACATCGTCAACACTTTAGGAACCAAGCTACTGCAAAGAGAACTCCTGCCGGACGAATTAGACGCCCTGCTCGCATTTTCACGGGGTCACGGCAACAAAGACAAGCAATCGTTGGTCAAGGCTATTCCTGTTGCCATGGAACTGGCCGATGCTCTGGGCAACCATTTTTCACTCACCCCGGAGCAATGGAAAACCATTCGGACTGATATGGCAAATAGAGTCGCCGCATACCCGATCCCTCTCCGGGAACAGGCATTCAGCGGAAGACCACTACTTAAAGAGGCACTGCGCAGGGGCGCATACAGAATAAAGACCATCCTTCCCCAAACCGCCTCCAAGCAGTCCCGCCACTCGCTGTGGGACTTTGTTCGCAATGCATCCAGTTTCACCCCGATATGTGGTGACATTCCTCACTCAAAACCGGTCCGCTGGCTCTATATGGCAACCAACAGAATCAGCAACAATGCGACTCCGAAAATTCTCAAAGACCGCCACCTCCGGGTTGCCCGTTTTTCCCGGTCCCAATCCGCCACCCCACTGCCGCCCGTCGCCTTTACCACTGACTCGCCCAGCCGAATCGTCTGTGATCAATTTTGGCAGGCGCTGCCATGGGAATCCCTGCGCCGGGAACTCGGTGAAATACACGTCTTGGACATCGGCTGCGGCAATGGGAATTACAGTGAGAAGCTCCGCGCCGCTTCTGGGGAAACCATCCAATCCTACCATGGCGTGGACATTATTTCTTCCCCCAACTGGCAACGATTAAAGCAGAAAAAGAATACGCATTTCTCCAAGCTGACAGCAGGACTGGATCAAGCCATTCCTACCCGCGCCAACCTGATTATCTCGCAATCCGCGCTGGAACATATTCCCAATGACAAGAAGTACATGAAGGCCATACGGCAACACGCAGCCGCCACCAATAGCCCAGTCTTCCAAATACACCTCGTGCCTTCGGAAAGCTGCCTACAAACATATGAACTCCATGGCTACCGGCAATACACGCTTCGCAAGGCATCCAAACTCACGGCAATATTTCCCCCTGAAGACCAACGAGCCATCTACCTGCTGGGCGGCAACAACTGCAATGCGCTACACCATGAGGCTATAACCACTCCTTTGAGCAAAGGAGAGGCCGACAAGCGTTTGACCCATGTCGCCGAGTATTCAGAAAAGGTCAATGCAGCCATTGCATTGGATGAAAAGGACCTCGAAACCAATACGGAATTCCTGGCTATTGTCATACATTCCAACCCTCGGTCCGATGTCATCGACAACTGGACCGACCAGTGGATATCCCTCTGA
- a CDS encoding glycosyltransferase family 4 protein: protein MTKSDTTLSIQIIGNATDPHTRGRATAVARHGANVTILSQEKYGCNEIKEKVITAPLLPGPFRRLQTFRFALQWIRELQQADVTHIHYAREFGAWMSLIAGTTPVVVSTMGGDVLKKERWHEMNPFEAALTKRVLTSADLVTAKSDFLAKAAMDLGVRSECIYKTVWGVDTSVFHPTSTPMGTVCERFGLPEQGPFLLYPRSIAPLYNTHVAVEALALIRNDFPDTKLLLAGGHPNPEYLAKVRETIRKHSLEESVFILGGLDQKAMPDLYNLADVTLSLAGTDGLPQALLESMACGTPCILTRLDRFSDFVSDKVNALLAAPTPEDVKRAASQLLGDKALRTTIIKSGLATIANRGDLHNESGKLLPIYEKLAANRHPKPFATRIFAGILFGLNVFYPLFVRLKKKIQEKTN, encoded by the coding sequence ATGACGAAATCCGACACGACTCTTTCTATCCAGATAATAGGCAATGCCACAGACCCACACACTCGTGGGCGTGCCACGGCCGTTGCCAGACATGGCGCAAACGTCACCATCCTGTCGCAGGAGAAATACGGTTGTAATGAGATCAAGGAAAAAGTCATTACGGCCCCGTTACTCCCAGGCCCGTTCAGACGGCTACAGACCTTTCGCTTTGCCTTGCAATGGATCAGAGAATTACAGCAGGCTGATGTCACACACATCCATTATGCAAGAGAATTCGGTGCATGGATGAGCCTTATCGCAGGCACAACTCCTGTGGTTGTCAGCACCATGGGGGGGGACGTACTCAAGAAAGAACGTTGGCACGAAATGAACCCCTTTGAAGCGGCGCTGACAAAGCGGGTACTGACCTCTGCGGACCTCGTGACAGCCAAGTCCGACTTCCTTGCCAAGGCCGCCATGGACCTCGGCGTCAGGTCGGAATGCATCTACAAGACCGTCTGGGGCGTGGATACCTCGGTATTTCACCCCACATCCACCCCGATGGGCACTGTATGCGAACGATTCGGCCTACCGGAGCAAGGGCCATTCCTCCTGTACCCACGATCCATTGCGCCGCTGTACAATACGCACGTGGCCGTGGAAGCCTTGGCCTTGATCCGTAACGATTTTCCCGACACTAAACTCCTGCTGGCCGGAGGCCATCCCAACCCGGAGTATCTGGCCAAAGTGCGTGAGACCATCCGCAAGCACAGTCTGGAGGAATCAGTCTTCATCCTGGGCGGCCTGGACCAGAAAGCCATGCCAGACCTGTACAATCTGGCCGACGTCACCCTGAGCCTGGCCGGAACCGATGGTCTTCCTCAAGCCCTGCTGGAATCCATGGCGTGCGGCACTCCCTGCATCCTAACCCGACTCGACCGATTTTCGGATTTTGTCAGCGACAAAGTCAATGCTCTGCTTGCCGCCCCCACCCCAGAAGACGTGAAGAGAGCGGCAAGCCAACTCCTCGGCGACAAAGCACTCCGCACTACAATCATCAAATCGGGCCTTGCCACTATTGCTAACCGTGGAGACCTGCACAACGAATCTGGGAAACTGCTGCCGATCTATGAAAAGCTAGCAGCCAACCGGCACCCCAAACCGTTTGCAACCAGAATATTCGCAGGCATCCTTTTCGGACTTAATGTGTTCTACCCTCTCTTTGTCCGACTGAAAAAAAAGATTCAGGAGAAAACAAATTGA
- the hisH gene encoding imidazole glycerol phosphate synthase subunit HisH: MIAVIDYGVGNVGSVLNMLKRIGANGVKTSSKDQILGAEKIILPGVGSFDSACAKLHSTGLIPVLSEAVQGNNVDILGICLGMHLLFKSSTEGDMEGLGFLPGTVEQFNTDDPSIKIPHMGWNTVAPTDSPLFAQLEEQPRFYFAHSYHVRCPEEIIIGKTHHGYTFPSAVSSGTIHGVQFHPEKSHAFGLQLLKNFAEGI; the protein is encoded by the coding sequence TTGATCGCTGTCATTGACTATGGAGTCGGAAACGTCGGCTCCGTCCTGAACATGCTCAAACGAATCGGAGCCAACGGGGTGAAGACATCTTCAAAAGATCAAATCTTGGGCGCAGAAAAAATCATCCTGCCCGGTGTCGGATCGTTCGATAGCGCCTGCGCCAAACTCCATTCCACGGGCCTCATCCCGGTTCTGTCCGAAGCAGTGCAAGGCAACAATGTTGATATCCTGGGCATCTGTCTCGGCATGCATTTACTGTTCAAATCAAGTACGGAAGGAGACATGGAGGGACTTGGATTTCTTCCCGGAACAGTAGAACAGTTCAACACCGATGATCCCTCAATCAAGATCCCCCATATGGGCTGGAATACCGTTGCCCCAACAGACTCCCCCCTGTTCGCCCAACTTGAGGAGCAACCGCGTTTCTATTTTGCCCATTCCTATCACGTCAGATGTCCTGAAGAAATCATCATAGGCAAAACGCATCATGGGTACACCTTCCCTTCTGCCGTAAGCAGCGGCACTATTCACGGCGTACAGTTCCACCCGGAAAAAAGCCACGCATTCGGTTTGCAGTTGCTGAAAAATTTTGCAGAGGGAATATGA
- a CDS encoding AglZ/HisF2 family acetamidino modification protein, with the protein MRPRIIPVLLMQDGELVKTTRFKKGNYIGDPINAIRLFNDLQTDEIVILDISASRKGYTPNLQLITDMASECFMPLTYGGGITRTDQIEAILACGVEKCVIELENFNSLSLLKEGARRFGNQSIVASISVKRNIFGKPRVYNYKNNKNTKLTPVEHARRLEQAGAGELLINDVDRDGSMKGYDLQLVSDIAGEAGVPVICCGGAGKLQDYVEALKAGADAAAAGSNFVYKGAMHGVLINYLTANDFKELETQLMADA; encoded by the coding sequence ATGAGACCGCGCATCATCCCTGTCCTGCTCATGCAGGATGGCGAACTGGTTAAAACCACCCGTTTCAAAAAGGGCAACTACATCGGTGACCCCATAAACGCGATTCGGCTTTTCAACGATTTGCAAACAGACGAAATCGTTATCCTGGACATTTCTGCATCGCGTAAAGGGTATACCCCGAATCTTCAACTGATCACCGATATGGCAAGCGAGTGCTTTATGCCCCTCACCTACGGTGGCGGCATTACCCGCACGGACCAAATCGAAGCCATCCTGGCTTGCGGGGTAGAAAAATGTGTCATTGAGTTAGAAAACTTCAACTCCCTTTCCCTTTTGAAGGAAGGAGCGCGACGATTTGGCAACCAAAGCATCGTGGCCTCTATTTCGGTCAAGCGAAACATCTTCGGCAAACCCAGAGTCTACAATTACAAAAATAACAAAAACACCAAACTCACACCGGTAGAGCATGCCAGACGCCTTGAACAAGCAGGCGCAGGAGAACTCCTGATCAATGACGTTGACCGAGACGGCTCCATGAAAGGATATGACCTGCAACTTGTCAGCGATATTGCAGGTGAGGCAGGCGTTCCGGTCATTTGCTGTGGCGGAGCAGGAAAGCTCCAAGATTACGTCGAGGCGCTCAAGGCTGGCGCAGACGCTGCTGCCGCAGGCAGTAATTTCGTATACAAGGGTGCCATGCACGGTGTGCTCATAAACTATTTGACGGCCAACGACTTCAAGGAGCTTGAAACGCAACTCATGGCCGACGCATAA